From one Pseudomonas fluorescens genomic stretch:
- a CDS encoding anti-virulence regulator CigR family protein, which produces MFRSRLLVVAVTSLGLAFGSLGAVADPGNGKGNPGHGQGKQGGQGASQKGGKGAEQWNHGPSIDRTNIINVLHGYPDYWSRGADLPPGVRKNLARGKPLPPGIAKKLDDRLIGRLPHYDGYEWRQAGTDLILVAIATGIIYEVLTHVLD; this is translated from the coding sequence ATGTTCAGATCACGCTTGCTGGTTGTCGCTGTTACTTCACTGGGCCTGGCATTCGGTTCGCTGGGCGCTGTTGCCGATCCGGGCAATGGCAAAGGTAATCCTGGGCATGGCCAGGGTAAACAGGGCGGGCAGGGCGCCAGCCAGAAAGGCGGCAAGGGCGCTGAACAATGGAATCATGGCCCGTCCATCGACCGCACCAATATCATCAACGTACTGCATGGCTACCCCGATTACTGGAGCCGCGGCGCCGACCTGCCCCCGGGTGTGCGCAAGAACCTGGCACGCGGCAAGCCTCTGCCACCGGGCATCGCGAAAAAGCTCGATGACCGCCTGATCGGCAGGCTGCCGCACTACGATGGCTACGAATGGCGCCAGGCCGGGACCGACCTGATTCTCGTCGCGATCGCCACCGGTATCATCTACGAAGTGCTGACCCACGTACTCGATTGA
- a CDS encoding SOS response-associated peptidase family protein has protein sequence MCGRLSQYRGIHDFVDALSMPGALLNHVGDQPLAHYNVAPTTRVALLHIEAGSLQADLLPWGWRPHWATDRAAPINARIEKVAHGAFFRAIWPQRAIVPIDNWFEWVDEGGRKKQPYLIRRSDGRPALCAAIGQFSGEHAGFVMLTADSEGGLLDVHDRRPIVLAPAVARQWLDPTTVGEHAEQMALNLGEPAAQFEWYPVSAAVGNVRNQGVELIARTPV, from the coding sequence ATGTGCGGCAGGCTATCCCAGTACCGTGGCATTCACGACTTCGTCGACGCCCTGAGCATGCCCGGCGCCCTGCTCAACCATGTCGGCGATCAACCGCTTGCGCACTACAACGTCGCGCCGACCACTCGCGTGGCGCTACTGCATATCGAGGCAGGCAGCCTGCAGGCTGACCTGCTGCCCTGGGGCTGGCGCCCGCACTGGGCCACGGATCGCGCAGCACCGATCAATGCGCGGATAGAAAAGGTCGCCCACGGCGCGTTCTTTCGCGCCATCTGGCCGCAGCGGGCCATCGTGCCGATCGACAACTGGTTTGAATGGGTCGATGAAGGCGGCCGAAAAAAACAGCCCTACCTGATTCGCCGCAGCGATGGCCGCCCTGCCCTGTGCGCGGCCATCGGCCAGTTCAGTGGCGAGCACGCGGGGTTCGTGATGCTTACGGCAGACAGTGAAGGCGGCCTGCTCGACGTGCATGACCGCCGCCCGATCGTACTGGCACCGGCTGTCGCCCGGCAATGGCTGGACCCGACCACCGTTGGCGAGCACGCCGAGCAGATGGCCTTGAACCTGGGCGAGCCGGCCGCGCAATTCGAGTGGTACCCGGTCAGCGCTGCAGTCGGCAATGTGCGCAATCAGGGCGTCGAGTTGATCGCCCGCACCCCGGTATAA
- a CDS encoding sensor domain-containing diguanylate cyclase gives MHPSDDLNGQQTADSFSPREGRSAPLFRLILSFMLVVVLLFVGIEGWRIWRDYRHAFASAHDSVTNLASATAQHAEDAIRQVDVVTAMLGERLEGDGFARMNLPRLHQLLKQQAKLMPQLHGLFVYGSDGHWIVTDKIDTPTNANNADRDYFEYHRTHDDRGVYIGAVVKSRSTGDLIIPISRRLNNPDGSFFGVLLGTVKVDYFVEFYGAFKIDDRGALVLAKRDGTILVRRPFVERVIGGSLAGSEIFQDYLPYSPEGVVETTAVVDSTQRLYAYKALDAYPLVVEAGLSRTSIIGPWRDDLIKTAVVLLLLLVGLGSFGALVLRQLRERIVMEAALRRAHQTVRDLALSDSLTGLGNRRRLDNALAEEIRRAKRQRYPLALVMMDLDYFKLFNDNYGHPAGDDCLRAVGAAIQGSLKRPGDLAVRYGGEEFTLLLPNTDAAGASRIVEDILEAIRSLAIEHVKSPTGRVTASAGIALGYPVKEPVAADTLMGAADSALYRAKDNGRNGWCLVDGLAEGRASAST, from the coding sequence ATGCACCCATCCGATGACCTGAACGGGCAACAAACCGCCGATTCGTTCTCGCCACGCGAAGGGCGTTCGGCACCGTTGTTCCGCTTGATTCTGAGCTTCATGTTGGTGGTCGTGCTGTTGTTCGTCGGCATCGAGGGCTGGCGGATCTGGCGTGACTACCGGCACGCCTTCGCCAGTGCCCATGACTCGGTCACCAACCTGGCCAGCGCCACCGCCCAGCATGCCGAAGACGCTATCCGCCAGGTCGATGTGGTGACCGCGATGCTGGGCGAGCGGCTCGAAGGCGACGGATTTGCGCGGATGAACCTGCCACGGCTGCACCAGTTGCTCAAGCAGCAAGCCAAGTTGATGCCGCAGTTGCACGGGTTGTTCGTGTACGGCTCGGACGGCCACTGGATCGTCACCGACAAGATCGACACCCCCACCAATGCCAATAACGCCGACCGCGATTATTTCGAGTATCACCGCACCCATGATGACCGCGGTGTCTACATCGGTGCGGTGGTCAAAAGCCGCTCGACCGGCGATTTGATCATTCCCATTTCCAGACGCCTCAACAATCCCGACGGGTCTTTTTTCGGCGTGCTGCTGGGCACCGTCAAGGTCGATTACTTCGTCGAATTCTACGGCGCGTTCAAGATCGATGACCGTGGCGCGCTGGTGCTGGCCAAACGGGACGGCACCATCCTGGTTCGCCGGCCTTTTGTCGAACGGGTCATTGGCGGCAGCCTGGCCGGTAGTGAGATCTTCCAGGACTACCTTCCGTACTCACCCGAGGGCGTTGTCGAAACCACCGCAGTGGTCGACAGTACTCAGCGTCTTTACGCCTACAAGGCCTTGGACGCCTACCCGCTGGTGGTTGAGGCGGGGCTGTCGAGGACTTCGATCATCGGCCCCTGGCGTGATGACCTGATCAAGACGGCGGTGGTGTTGCTGTTGTTGCTGGTGGGCTTGGGCAGCTTCGGCGCGTTGGTGCTCAGGCAGTTGCGCGAACGCATCGTGATGGAGGCGGCCTTGCGCCGTGCACACCAGACGGTTCGTGACCTGGCGTTAAGCGACAGCCTCACGGGCCTGGGCAATCGACGCCGGCTCGACAATGCCCTGGCAGAAGAAATTCGCCGGGCCAAACGCCAACGCTATCCGTTGGCGCTGGTGATGATGGACCTGGATTACTTCAAGCTGTTCAACGACAACTATGGGCATCCTGCAGGCGACGACTGCCTGCGTGCGGTGGGCGCCGCCATTCAAGGCAGCCTCAAGCGCCCCGGCGATCTGGCCGTGCGCTACGGCGGCGAGGAATTCACCCTGCTGCTGCCTAACACAGACGCGGCAGGGGCCAGCAGGATTGTCGAGGACATCCTCGAGGCCATACGCTCGCTGGCCATCGAACATGTCAAAAGTCCCACCGGGCGGGTCACGGCAAGTGCCGGTATTGCCCTGGGCTACCCGGTCAAGGAGCCGGTCGCTGCCGACACGCTGATGGGCGCTGCCGACTCGGCGCTGTATCGGGCCAAGGATAACGGCCGCAATGGCTGGTGCCTGGTCGATGGTCTGGCCGAAGGGCGGGCGAGCGCCAGTACCTAG
- a CDS encoding nuclear transport factor 2 family protein → MTDTLLNEICALETALQQSQVRNDRIRLDGLLHESFEEIGRSGRHYCKATVLQDLSHALKAWHSAASRRMRRESAAAHSPQD, encoded by the coding sequence ATGACCGACACCCTGCTAAACGAAATCTGTGCATTGGAAACCGCGCTGCAGCAAAGCCAGGTCAGAAACGACCGCATCAGGCTCGATGGCCTGTTGCATGAGTCATTCGAGGAAATCGGCCGCTCGGGCAGACATTATTGCAAAGCCACCGTGCTGCAGGATTTGAGTCACGCTTTGAAAGCCTGGCACTCAGCCGCTAGCCGCAGAATGCGTCGAGAATCTGCCGCTGCTCATTCACCTCAAGATTGA
- a CDS encoding I78 family peptidase inhibitor yields the protein MDNSAARSVLDALPTLILGLALALVGWLVFRVVIVELADAITDDSSAYTSDVQECSSEAVQILFGQEVGKEVLLVAKVLSGVSSVRVLSAPGRDLSYVPDRLNLEVNEQRQILDAFCG from the coding sequence ATGGACAACAGTGCAGCACGTAGTGTGCTCGACGCGCTCCCCACCCTGATTCTCGGACTCGCCCTGGCGCTGGTCGGCTGGCTGGTGTTTCGCGTGGTGATCGTCGAGCTCGCCGATGCCATCACCGATGACTCCAGTGCTTACACCAGCGATGTGCAGGAGTGCTCGTCTGAAGCCGTGCAGATCTTGTTCGGCCAGGAAGTCGGCAAGGAAGTGCTGCTGGTTGCCAAGGTGCTGTCGGGCGTGAGCTCGGTACGGGTGCTGTCGGCGCCGGGTCGCGACCTCAGCTATGTGCCTGATCGGCTCAATCTTGAGGTGAATGAGCAGCGGCAGATTCTCGACGCATTCTGCGGCTAG
- a CDS encoding GNAT family N-acetyltransferase has protein sequence MSATHDQTSIRTATPDDVSAMLTFDAYASTDARRGQFLGESVDQQQCQVAVQSGVVIGYVVLTYSFFDYGFINLVVVAPGYQRQGIARRLLLAAEARCTTQKLFISTNQSNLPSRRLILKAGFEPSGVIENLDEQDPELVYFKRIR, from the coding sequence ATGAGCGCAACGCACGATCAAACCTCAATCCGTACCGCCACACCCGACGATGTCAGCGCAATGCTCACATTCGATGCCTACGCCAGCACTGACGCCAGGCGTGGGCAGTTTCTTGGTGAATCCGTCGATCAGCAGCAATGCCAGGTTGCAGTGCAGTCTGGCGTGGTGATTGGCTATGTCGTGCTCACCTACAGCTTTTTCGACTACGGGTTTATCAACCTGGTCGTCGTTGCTCCTGGGTATCAACGTCAGGGCATCGCGCGTCGGCTCCTGCTCGCAGCCGAGGCAAGGTGCACGACGCAAAAGCTATTCATCTCGACTAACCAGTCCAATCTGCCTTCGCGCCGGCTCATTCTCAAGGCCGGTTTCGAGCCCAGCGGTGTCATTGAAAACCTCGACGAGCAGGACCCGGAGCTCGTCTACTTCAAACGCATCCGCTGA
- a CDS encoding GNAT family N-acetyltransferase codes for MDLQFERLSEISYADLIELNNNPLVLRQMPLGRPDFDEVKCSAWVEQKESQWALNGYGLWAFIIDQKFAGWGGLQQEEGDADLAMVLHPNYWRFGKAIYDEIVRRAFEEMGLKSITILLPPTRTRVKGVLRLGFRQDGEINVDGCHFIRYRLLANLTR; via the coding sequence ATGGATCTGCAATTCGAGCGACTAAGCGAAATCAGTTACGCGGACCTCATTGAGCTCAATAATAACCCCCTTGTCTTGCGCCAGATGCCCTTGGGCCGCCCTGATTTTGACGAAGTCAAATGCTCGGCGTGGGTCGAGCAGAAGGAGTCGCAGTGGGCGCTCAATGGCTATGGCCTTTGGGCGTTCATCATTGATCAGAAATTTGCAGGCTGGGGTGGCTTGCAGCAAGAAGAAGGCGATGCAGATCTGGCCATGGTGCTGCATCCAAACTACTGGAGGTTCGGTAAAGCCATTTATGACGAGATCGTTCGGCGGGCCTTTGAAGAAATGGGATTAAAATCCATCACTATCTTGCTTCCGCCTACAAGAACGCGCGTCAAGGGTGTCCTCAGGCTCGGGTTTCGACAAGACGGCGAGATCAATGTGGATGGCTGTCATTTTATTCGCTACCGGCTCCTCGCCAATCTCACCCGTTGA
- a CDS encoding chorismate mutase, which yields MDVECTSIEDVRQHIDKIDRAVVSLLASRGRFVTQAARFKKTSDDVRAPARVEQVIKKVREFANDTGASPEVVEKVYRAMIAAFIEEELRTHATYESVPLVQTCHESNGSV from the coding sequence ATGGACGTAGAATGCACATCAATCGAAGACGTTCGTCAGCATATCGATAAAATCGACCGCGCTGTCGTTTCGCTCCTCGCTAGCCGGGGGAGATTTGTCACGCAGGCGGCGAGATTCAAGAAAACGTCCGATGACGTGCGTGCTCCTGCACGGGTAGAGCAGGTAATCAAAAAGGTTCGCGAATTTGCTAACGATACTGGCGCCTCGCCAGAGGTCGTAGAGAAGGTGTACAGGGCCATGATCGCAGCATTTATTGAGGAAGAGCTGAGGACTCACGCAACCTACGAGTCGGTGCCCCTCGTGCAGACATGCCACGAATCCAACGGCAGTGTTTGA
- a CDS encoding fimbrial protein produces the protein MKIGTTYPVGMKINTELRFVAQSCETPDVKVDMGEYDLGVFSEIGDVSKATTFSILLNKSSTAKGVALQLLDSNQMPLALNRDHVVNDYSSAGGNFRIPLSARYYRTLPASNGSSGDSGVAPGTANSEVSFVMSYL, from the coding sequence ATGAAGATTGGTACGACTTATCCAGTCGGCATGAAAATCAATACCGAACTAAGATTCGTCGCCCAATCCTGTGAAACTCCTGACGTCAAAGTCGACATGGGGGAGTATGATCTTGGCGTGTTTTCCGAAATCGGCGATGTCTCGAAGGCAACGACATTTAGCATTCTGCTTAACAAGAGCTCCACGGCGAAAGGCGTTGCACTCCAACTATTAGACAGCAATCAAATGCCATTGGCGCTGAATAGAGATCACGTAGTTAACGACTACAGTTCTGCGGGTGGCAATTTTCGGATACCTTTAAGTGCACGATATTATCGAACCCTGCCAGCCAGCAACGGAAGCAGCGGGGATTCGGGGGTAGCGCCCGGAACGGCAAATAGCGAAGTGTCATTCGTAATGAGCTATCTATGA
- the alkB gene encoding DNA oxidative demethylase AlkB: protein MMQTELDLFNPTSPAEPQWIGKHAVVLPGFALAWVDALLPELRRVIADAPFRHMVTPGGLNMAVGLTNCGALGWISDRRGYRYSPVDPLSQQPWPTLPPALSELAALAASAAGFADFQPDACLVNCYKPGNRLSLHQDRDERDYSQPIVSVSLGLPAVFQFGGHNRGDSCQRIGLRHGDVMVWGGEDRLRFHGVLPLKPGSHPVLGSRRINLTLRKAG, encoded by the coding sequence ATGATGCAAACCGAACTGGATCTGTTCAACCCCACCAGCCCCGCCGAGCCGCAATGGATCGGCAAGCACGCGGTGGTGTTGCCCGGATTTGCCCTGGCCTGGGTAGATGCCCTGCTGCCTGAGTTGCGCCGGGTCATCGCCGACGCGCCATTTCGGCATATGGTGACGCCCGGCGGCCTGAACATGGCCGTGGGCTTGACCAACTGCGGGGCGCTGGGCTGGATCAGTGATCGCCGCGGTTACCGCTACAGCCCGGTCGATCCACTCAGCCAGCAACCCTGGCCGACGTTGCCGCCTGCGCTAAGCGAACTGGCCGCCCTCGCCGCTTCGGCGGCAGGCTTTGCCGATTTTCAGCCGGATGCTTGCCTGGTCAACTGTTACAAGCCCGGCAATCGCCTGAGCCTGCACCAGGACCGTGATGAACGTGATTACAGCCAGCCGATTGTCTCGGTATCGCTGGGTTTGCCCGCGGTGTTCCAGTTCGGCGGGCATAACCGCGGCGATTCCTGCCAACGCATCGGCCTGCGCCATGGTGACGTGATGGTCTGGGGCGGTGAAGACCGTTTGCGCTTTCATGGGGTGCTGCCGCTTAAACCGGGCAGCCATCCCGTGCTAGGCAGCCGGCGGATCAATCTGACCTTGCGCAAGGCGGGCTAG
- a CDS encoding bifunctional O-acetylhomoserine aminocarboxypropyltransferase/cysteine synthase, translated as MKLETLAIHAGFSPDPTTKAVAVPIYQTTSFAFDDTQHGADLFDLKVAGNIYSRIMNPTNDVLEQRMAALEGGVGALAVASGMAAITYAIQTVAEAGDNIVSVAKLYGGTYNLLAHTLPRFGIQTRFATHDDIAALEALIDSRTKAVFCESIGNPAGNIVDLQALADAAHRHGVPLIVDNTVATPILCRPFEHGADIVVHSLTKYIGGHGTSIGGIVIDSGKFPWADNKERFALLNTPDPSYHGVTYTEAFGPAAFIGRCRVVPLRNTGAALSPFNAFLILQGLETLALRMERHTENALKVARYLQDHEQVAWVKYAGLPSHPEHELARRYTEGKPASILSFGIKGGQEAGARFIDALQLVVRLVNIGDAKSLACHPASTTHRQLNDEELERAGVPRDMVRLSIGIEHSDDIIADLSQALEASRG; from the coding sequence ATGAAGCTGGAAACCCTGGCCATTCACGCGGGCTTCAGCCCCGACCCGACCACCAAGGCCGTCGCGGTACCGATCTACCAGACTACCTCTTTTGCCTTCGACGACACCCAGCACGGTGCCGACCTGTTCGACCTGAAAGTCGCCGGCAACATTTATAGCCGGATCATGAACCCTACCAACGACGTGCTTGAGCAACGCATGGCGGCGCTGGAAGGCGGCGTCGGTGCCCTGGCGGTGGCCTCGGGCATGGCTGCGATCACCTACGCGATCCAGACCGTGGCCGAAGCTGGTGACAATATCGTCTCGGTGGCCAAGCTCTACGGCGGCACCTACAACCTGCTGGCCCATACCCTGCCGCGCTTCGGCATCCAGACCCGCTTCGCCACCCATGACGACATCGCCGCCCTCGAAGCGCTGATCGACAGCCGCACCAAGGCGGTGTTCTGCGAGTCGATCGGCAACCCGGCGGGCAATATCGTCGACCTTCAGGCGCTGGCCGATGCCGCCCATCGCCATGGCGTGCCGTTGATCGTCGACAACACCGTGGCCACGCCAATCCTCTGCCGCCCTTTCGAACACGGCGCCGATATCGTCGTGCACTCGCTGACCAAGTACATCGGCGGCCACGGCACCAGCATCGGCGGTATCGTCATCGACTCGGGCAAGTTCCCCTGGGCCGACAATAAAGAGCGCTTCGCCCTGCTCAACACCCCAGACCCGTCCTACCACGGCGTGACCTACACCGAAGCCTTCGGCCCTGCCGCCTTTATCGGCCGCTGCCGGGTGGTGCCGCTGCGCAATACCGGGGCTGCACTGTCGCCATTCAACGCCTTCCTCATTCTGCAAGGCCTGGAGACCCTGGCCCTGCGCATGGAACGGCACACCGAGAACGCGCTCAAGGTCGCCCGCTACCTGCAAGACCACGAGCAGGTCGCCTGGGTGAAGTACGCCGGCCTGCCCAGTCATCCCGAGCACGAACTGGCCCGGCGCTACACCGAAGGCAAACCGGCTTCGATCCTGTCGTTCGGGATCAAAGGCGGCCAGGAAGCTGGCGCACGCTTTATCGATGCACTGCAGCTGGTAGTGCGCCTGGTCAATATTGGCGATGCCAAATCCCTGGCCTGCCACCCCGCCTCCACCACCCACCGCCAGCTCAACGATGAAGAGCTCGAGCGCGCCGGCGTGCCGCGGGACATGGTGCGCCTGTCGATCGGCATCGAGCACAGCGATGACATCATTGCTGATCTGAGCCAGGCGCTGGAGGCCAGTCGCGGCTAA